In Panacibacter ginsenosidivorans, the following proteins share a genomic window:
- a CDS encoding N-acyl-D-amino-acid deacylase family protein: MKFFFFILLFIAINVSAQNRADILIRNGKIIDGTGNSWVYGDVAVKDSTIIAIGNLKNWQADKIIDATGLIVAPGFIDVHTHIEDDEIKNPFANNFIMDGVTTVITGNCGSSHVDVKQYLSFIDSLHISINVATLVGHNDVREAAMGMDNRAPTNDELNKMKSLVEKAMQDGAVGFSTGLIYTPGTYAKTDEIIALVKVAATYNGVYATHMRNESDSVNYAIAEALNIAKAANISLEISHFKVGGQQNWGRSKQTLAMVKQARAEGLDVTIDQYPYTASSTSLNTLLPEWILADGDSTVRKRLQEPDIVKQAAGYMLKKLAARKLQHFSYAVVAYYKADTTLNGKSIEQINLLWKRKHTATEETKTIIDMVKNGGASMVFHGMSEDDVKYIMQYPFNMPASDAGIRKFGEGAPHPRGYGTNARVLGKYVREENIMSLEDAIRRMTSLPAQKFHFKDRGLLREGFAADIVVFDANTVNDLSTFQRPHQYSTGFKYILVNGKLTLNNGVHTGARNGKALYGEGYIK, translated from the coding sequence GAAAGATTCAACGATCATTGCAATAGGCAATTTAAAAAACTGGCAGGCAGATAAAATAATAGATGCTACGGGTTTAATTGTTGCACCTGGCTTTATTGATGTGCACACGCATATTGAAGATGATGAAATAAAAAATCCGTTCGCAAATAATTTTATCATGGATGGTGTAACAACAGTAATTACGGGTAACTGCGGTTCATCTCATGTTGATGTCAAACAATATTTATCATTCATTGACAGCCTGCATATTTCTATAAATGTTGCCACGCTTGTTGGTCACAACGATGTGCGTGAAGCAGCAATGGGCATGGATAATCGTGCACCAACGAACGATGAACTAAATAAAATGAAATCGCTCGTTGAAAAAGCAATGCAGGACGGCGCTGTAGGCTTTTCAACAGGGTTGATTTATACGCCGGGCACGTATGCAAAGACTGATGAAATAATTGCACTTGTAAAAGTGGCTGCCACATATAATGGGGTTTATGCAACACACATGCGTAATGAAAGCGACAGTGTTAATTATGCAATTGCAGAAGCATTGAACATTGCAAAAGCAGCAAATATTTCTTTAGAGATTTCACATTTTAAAGTTGGTGGTCAACAAAATTGGGGACGAAGCAAACAAACACTTGCAATGGTTAAACAAGCCAGAGCAGAAGGTCTCGATGTTACAATTGATCAATATCCATACACAGCGAGCAGCACTTCTTTGAATACACTATTGCCCGAATGGATTCTTGCAGATGGCGACAGCACTGTGAGGAAAAGATTACAAGAACCGGATATTGTGAAACAGGCAGCAGGTTATATGTTGAAAAAGCTTGCAGCACGCAAGCTGCAACATTTCAGTTATGCAGTAGTTGCTTATTATAAAGCAGATACAACACTGAATGGGAAAAGCATTGAACAAATAAATCTTTTGTGGAAACGAAAACATACCGCAACAGAAGAAACAAAAACCATTATTGATATGGTTAAGAATGGCGGTGCATCAATGGTTTTTCATGGCATGAGTGAAGATGACGTAAAATACATTATGCAATATCCTTTCAACATGCCTGCCTCAGATGCAGGCATAAGAAAGTTTGGAGAAGGCGCGCCACATCCACGTGGTTACGGCACCAATGCAAGAGTACTTGGTAAATATGTGCGTGAAGAAAATATTATGTCGCTTGAAGATGCCATCAGGCGCATGACTTCTTTGCCTGCACAAAAATTTCACTTTAAAGATCGTGGTCTTTTACGCGAAGGTTTTGCTGCAGACATTGTGGTGTTCGATGCAAACACAGTTAATGATCTTTCAACTTTTCAAAGGCCACATCAATATTCAACCGGCTTCAAATACATTCTTGTTAACGGCAAACTTACTTTGAATAATGGTGTGCATACAGGCGCCAGAAATGGTAAAGCATTGTATGGAGAAGGATATATAAAGTAA
- a CDS encoding Xaa-Pro dipeptidase: protein MKTKLLFILSIFMLHVSFAQNKTVKAIKAGKLIDVEKGVVLENVTILVDHDTIKAIGKNISIPDSAQVIDLSNSTVLPGLIDCHTHITMQPSGDYYADIFRATQVDDAIMGTVFAKKTLEAGFTTCRDVGARGFADVALRNAINRGDIEGPRLFVATLFIGSTGSHGDIEGFSPYLDWNLPKQMTGVADGIDELRKQVRYNIKYGADVIKFGASAGVLTEEESVGAPQYSQEEMNAIVDEAKLWGKKTCAHAHGTEAIKMAVKAGVASIEHGSMLDDETIQLMIQHGTYLVADIYNDDYIRSEYAKLGYPDKIIEKEKLVGQVQRESFKKAVKAGVNIAFGTDAGVYPHGWNAKQFYYMVKFGCTPMQAIQAATVNAADLIGNKKIGTIKIGGYADIIAVKADVLKDITSLEHVSFVMKGGEVFKQ, encoded by the coding sequence ATGAAAACCAAACTGCTTTTTATTCTCAGCATATTTATGCTGCATGTTTCTTTTGCACAAAACAAAACAGTAAAAGCCATAAAAGCCGGGAAACTGATCGATGTAGAAAAAGGTGTTGTGCTTGAGAATGTAACTATCCTTGTTGATCATGACACTATTAAAGCAATCGGGAAAAATATTTCCATTCCTGATTCCGCACAAGTAATTGATCTAAGTAACAGTACTGTGCTGCCTGGTTTAATAGATTGCCACACACATATTACAATGCAACCAAGTGGGGATTATTACGCCGATATTTTCCGTGCCACACAGGTTGATGATGCTATCATGGGAACTGTATTTGCAAAGAAAACCTTGGAAGCCGGTTTTACAACCTGCAGAGATGTTGGTGCAAGAGGCTTTGCAGACGTGGCTTTGCGTAATGCCATCAATCGCGGAGATATTGAAGGTCCGCGTTTGTTTGTTGCCACTTTGTTTATCGGATCAACAGGAAGTCATGGAGATATTGAAGGCTTCTCACCTTATCTTGACTGGAATCTACCAAAACAAATGACCGGCGTTGCAGATGGTATAGATGAGCTTCGTAAACAGGTTCGCTACAACATCAAATATGGCGCAGATGTAATAAAGTTTGGCGCAAGTGCCGGTGTGCTTACAGAAGAAGAGAGTGTAGGTGCTCCGCAATATTCACAGGAAGAAATGAATGCCATTGTAGATGAAGCAAAACTCTGGGGCAAAAAAACATGCGCACATGCACATGGAACGGAGGCCATTAAAATGGCGGTAAAAGCCGGCGTTGCTTCCATTGAACATGGCAGTATGTTAGATGACGAGACCATTCAATTAATGATACAGCATGGTACTTATCTTGTTGCAGATATTTACAACGATGATTATATCCGGAGCGAGTATGCAAAACTTGGCTACCCTGATAAGATCATCGAAAAGGAAAAACTGGTTGGGCAAGTGCAAAGAGAAAGTTTTAAAAAAGCGGTGAAGGCCGGAGTAAATATCGCTTTTGGTACAGATGCCGGTGTATATCCGCATGGCTGGAACGCCAAACAATTTTATTACATGGTAAAATTCGGCTGCACGCCAATGCAGGCAATACAGGCTGCTACCGTAAATGCCGCTGATCTTATTGGTAATAAAAAAATAGGAACAATAAAAATTGGTGGCTATGCAGACATCATTGCTGTAAAAGCAGATGTATTGAAAGACATTACTTCACTTGAACATGTAAGCTTTGTAATGAAAGGCGGCGAAGTTTTTAAACAATAA